In one window of Caenimonas aquaedulcis DNA:
- a CDS encoding LysR substrate-binding domain-containing protein — MTARIPPIQCLLTFEALARLRSVTLAAEELCVTPSAVSHRVRQLEQIIGAKLFGRADFSLTTDGSEYLAHVREGLASLERFPGREGAQGKRKLRVAVTPTFSRSILMPRLRGFIEAYPEIDLTLQVSIPLLDVVAEDADLMIRFGTGRYADVEHTCLMTDDVTPLAAPAYIRANGPFDTIGELLAAKLIKSPLEPWRTWFLAHGVDAGEPGEGSSFNDIGLMCDAAAQGLGIALVRLKLGQPWLDNGSLERLSGRNVPSPHAHYLCWRTGAMDRWECAAFTDWLKKSVA, encoded by the coding sequence GTGACAGCACGCATTCCGCCCATCCAATGCCTGCTGACCTTCGAGGCGCTGGCGCGCCTGCGCTCGGTCACGCTCGCCGCCGAGGAGCTGTGCGTCACGCCCAGCGCGGTCAGCCACCGCGTGCGCCAGCTCGAGCAGATCATCGGCGCCAAGCTCTTCGGCCGCGCCGACTTCTCGCTCACCACGGACGGCAGCGAGTACCTTGCGCACGTGCGAGAGGGCCTCGCGAGCCTGGAACGCTTCCCCGGCCGCGAGGGCGCGCAGGGCAAGCGCAAGCTGCGCGTCGCGGTGACACCCACCTTCTCGCGCTCCATCCTCATGCCCCGCCTGCGCGGGTTCATCGAGGCGTACCCGGAGATCGACCTCACGCTGCAGGTCTCCATCCCGCTACTCGACGTCGTCGCGGAAGACGCCGACCTGATGATCCGCTTCGGCACCGGGCGCTACGCCGACGTCGAGCACACCTGCCTCATGACGGACGACGTGACGCCCCTGGCCGCCCCCGCGTACATCCGCGCCAACGGTCCGTTCGACACGATCGGGGAGCTGCTGGCCGCGAAGCTGATCAAGAGCCCGCTGGAGCCCTGGCGCACCTGGTTCCTCGCGCACGGCGTGGACGCGGGCGAGCCGGGTGAAGGATCCTCGTTCAACGACATCGGCCTCATGTGCGACGCGGCGGCGCAGGGCCTGGGCATCGCGCTGGTGCGGCTCAAGCTGGGCCAGCCCTGGCTGGACAACGGCTCGCTCGAACGCCTGTCCGGGCGCAACGTGCCGAGCCCGCATGCGCACTACCTGTGCTGGCGCACGGGCGCGATGGACCGATGGGAATGCGCGGCGTTCACCGACTGGCTCAAGAAGAGCGTGGCCTGA
- a CDS encoding sensor domain-containing diguanylate cyclase, whose translation MRIPAAWRALLLLVLACLPASGAWCAVAEGDITLQGRYWIDASGHQGIQDVAGGAASLRPMDRHQAFALGSSALWMRFELPPRDPGAEASGGWRLLLSGAPFINEASLYTPGPEGEWQVQRAGDHIPVAQWPVPNTSPLFTLPPAATTFWLRLANSPAPTSPYVQLLTAGTVELHRRWTFLLVGGYLGFGLLVFAVGLIHAALYRDRVFHVYCLYVAFMLLFQLAFTGAGGLFLWPHSAAFNDALPGPSMLLMTASGIWFIREATALPRHSRRVDRAVRGFSLFGALFAGVYLAANNAWAFTVLNVYGLLSVVLSIALCLWTWRKGETYSGWLFLGFLPVHLGYPFPALRAAGVLPDSWATQYAVLIGSAIEIPVLLYILHWRAKDFTESRARLRALDSTDPLTGLTGTPMFRLRVRDALRRAQRTGQRCSVLLVELCNHAEIVAREGREAGDRALVVAGSRLSQIVRDVDTVSRIANTRFGILTEGSQSLDARRALAQHVVARGLERVSQLPPDLPLRFRVVTATAPDGAIELTPQGESDEQRLMQRMNWTLDRLVEDPKRVVNHMEARADATGLPPSVPA comes from the coding sequence ATGCGCATCCCGGCCGCCTGGCGCGCCCTCCTCCTTCTCGTCCTGGCGTGCCTGCCGGCATCCGGCGCGTGGTGCGCCGTGGCGGAAGGCGACATCACCCTGCAGGGCCGCTACTGGATCGATGCGTCCGGGCACCAGGGCATCCAGGACGTCGCGGGGGGCGCCGCGAGCTTGCGGCCGATGGACCGCCACCAGGCCTTCGCGCTCGGGAGCAGCGCCCTGTGGATGCGCTTCGAGCTGCCCCCGCGCGATCCCGGCGCCGAAGCGTCGGGCGGATGGCGCCTGCTGCTTTCCGGGGCGCCCTTCATCAACGAAGCGAGCCTGTACACCCCGGGCCCCGAGGGCGAGTGGCAGGTGCAACGCGCCGGCGACCACATCCCGGTCGCGCAATGGCCGGTGCCCAACACGTCCCCCCTCTTCACCCTGCCCCCGGCCGCGACCACGTTCTGGCTTCGCCTGGCCAACAGCCCGGCGCCGACCAGCCCCTATGTGCAGCTGCTCACGGCAGGCACCGTGGAGCTGCACCGCCGATGGACCTTCCTGCTGGTCGGCGGTTACCTCGGCTTCGGCCTGCTCGTGTTCGCGGTGGGCCTGATCCACGCCGCGCTCTATCGCGACCGCGTGTTCCATGTGTACTGCCTGTATGTCGCCTTCATGCTGCTGTTCCAGCTGGCGTTCACGGGCGCCGGGGGGCTCTTCCTTTGGCCGCACTCGGCCGCGTTCAACGACGCGTTGCCCGGCCCGTCCATGCTGCTGATGACGGCCTCGGGCATCTGGTTCATCCGCGAAGCCACCGCACTGCCGCGCCACAGCCGGCGGGTGGATCGCGCGGTGCGGGGCTTCTCGCTCTTCGGTGCGCTCTTCGCGGGTGTGTACCTCGCCGCCAACAACGCATGGGCCTTCACCGTGCTCAATGTGTACGGATTGCTCTCCGTGGTGCTCAGCATCGCCTTGTGCCTCTGGACCTGGCGCAAGGGCGAGACCTACTCCGGCTGGCTCTTCCTGGGGTTCCTGCCGGTGCACCTCGGCTATCCGTTTCCCGCCCTGCGCGCCGCGGGCGTCCTGCCCGACAGCTGGGCCACGCAGTACGCGGTGCTGATCGGCTCCGCGATCGAGATTCCGGTGCTGCTCTACATCCTGCACTGGCGCGCCAAGGACTTCACCGAGAGCCGCGCGCGGCTGCGCGCGCTCGACAGCACCGACCCGCTCACCGGCCTCACCGGCACGCCCATGTTCCGGCTGCGCGTGCGCGATGCGCTGCGGCGTGCCCAGCGCACGGGGCAGCGCTGCTCGGTGCTGCTGGTGGAGCTGTGCAACCACGCGGAGATCGTCGCGCGCGAAGGCCGCGAGGCGGGGGACCGCGCGCTCGTCGTCGCGGGGTCGCGCCTGTCGCAGATCGTGCGCGACGTGGACACCGTCTCGCGCATCGCGAACACGCGCTTCGGCATCCTCACCGAGGGCTCGCAGTCGCTCGATGCGCGGCGCGCGCTCGCCCAGCACGTGGTGGCGCGGGGGCTGGAACGGGTGTCGCAGTTGCCGCCCGACTTGCCCCTGCGGTTCCGGGTGGTGACGGCGACGGCCCCGGACGGCGCCATCGAGCTGACCCCGCAGGGCGAATCCGACGAGCAGCGCCTGATGCAGCGCATGAACTGGACGCTGGACCGCCTGGTGGAAGACCCGAAACGCGTCGTCAACCATATGGAAGCGCGGGCCGACGCGACCGGCCTGCCGCCCTCGGTGCCGGCCTGA
- a CDS encoding enolase C-terminal domain-like protein: protein MKITSLQVRAVQVPMPEPHRTASGTIAASPLVLLTLHTDGGVAGHAIVFTYTPAALGPVASLLKNMEPLVVDQVLAPIALYEHLQARFRLLGTQGLVGMALAGIDMACWDALARARAEPLHAMLGGGNRPIQAYGGIGFDGEKDSALAAERWVRQGFRGIKAKIGYPTLAQDIAVIRAMRSAAGPDVEIMVDYNQSLTPAEAQIRLRALDSEALAWVEEPVLAHDYAAFVQLAAGASTPLQAGENWWGPLDFRHALNAGVRDHVMPDAMKCGGVTGWMRVAAMAQAYGVPVSSHLWPEVSAQLLAVTPTAHRLEYTDWWNPILQSPLQLREGMAIVDGVIGTGVQFDEQAVARFAA from the coding sequence ATGAAGATCACCTCCCTGCAGGTTCGCGCCGTCCAGGTGCCCATGCCCGAGCCGCATCGCACGGCGTCGGGCACCATCGCGGCCTCGCCGCTGGTGCTCCTCACGCTGCACACCGATGGCGGCGTCGCCGGCCACGCGATCGTGTTCACCTACACCCCGGCCGCGCTCGGGCCGGTCGCCTCGCTGTTGAAGAACATGGAGCCGCTGGTGGTGGACCAGGTGCTCGCGCCGATTGCGCTGTACGAACACCTGCAGGCGCGGTTTCGTCTGCTCGGCACGCAGGGGCTGGTGGGCATGGCGCTCGCCGGCATCGACATGGCCTGCTGGGACGCGCTGGCACGTGCGCGCGCCGAACCCCTGCACGCGATGCTGGGCGGCGGCAACCGCCCGATCCAGGCCTACGGCGGCATCGGCTTCGACGGCGAGAAGGATTCCGCGCTCGCCGCGGAGCGCTGGGTGCGCCAGGGGTTTCGCGGCATCAAGGCAAAGATCGGCTACCCGACGCTCGCGCAGGACATCGCGGTGATCCGCGCGATGCGCAGCGCAGCGGGCCCGGACGTGGAAATCATGGTCGACTACAACCAGAGCCTCACCCCCGCCGAAGCGCAGATCCGCCTGCGCGCGCTCGACTCGGAGGCCCTGGCCTGGGTCGAGGAGCCGGTACTGGCGCACGATTACGCCGCCTTCGTCCAGCTCGCGGCGGGCGCCTCCACGCCCTTGCAGGCGGGCGAGAACTGGTGGGGACCGCTGGATTTCCGCCATGCGCTGAATGCCGGCGTGCGCGACCACGTGATGCCCGATGCGATGAAGTGCGGCGGCGTCACGGGCTGGATGCGCGTGGCGGCGATGGCGCAGGCCTACGGAGTCCCGGTCTCCAGCCACCTGTGGCCCGAGGTGAGCGCGCAACTGCTGGCGGTCACACCCACCGCCCACCGCCTCGAATACACCGACTGGTGGAACCCGATCCTGCAGTCGCCGCTCCAGCTGCGCGAGGGCATGGCGATCGTGGACGGCGTCATCGGCACCGGCGTGCAGTTCGACGAGCAGGCCGTCGCGAGGTTCGCCGCATGA
- a CDS encoding FAD-linked oxidase C-terminal domain-containing protein, giving the protein MNAPADPAPLQRAERQAAVVGALSQVLPAAALLWQAEETTPYECDGLTAYRQRPLVVALPETEAQVQAVLRACHALDVPVVARGAGTGLSGGAMPHALGVTLSLAKFNRILKVDPVSRTAVVQCGVRNLAISEAAAPYGLYYAPDPSSQIACTIGGNVAENSGGVHCLKYGMTLHNVVKVRGFTVEGEPVVFGGDALDAPGLDLLAVVIGSEGMLAVTTEVTVKLVPRPQLARCIMASFSDVRHAGQAVAAVIAAGIIPAGLEMMDKPMTAAVEDFVHAGYDLEAAAILLCESDGTTGEVEEEIGRMSEVLRSAGATAIAVSRSEAERLRFWSGRKNAFPASGRISPDYMCMDSTIPRKRLADILLAIQEMEGKYRLRCANVFHAGDGNLHPLILFDANDPDQLHRAELFGADILETSVAMGGTVTGEHGVGVEKLNSMCVQFSGEENTQMLALKRAFDAKGLLNPGKVIPTLNRCAEYGKMLVRGGRIAHPDLPRF; this is encoded by the coding sequence ATGAACGCCCCCGCCGATCCCGCGCCGCTCCAGCGCGCCGAGCGGCAGGCCGCAGTCGTGGGCGCCCTGTCGCAGGTGCTGCCTGCCGCCGCGCTGCTGTGGCAGGCCGAGGAGACGACGCCCTACGAATGCGACGGCCTCACCGCCTACCGGCAGCGTCCCCTCGTCGTGGCGCTGCCCGAGACCGAGGCGCAGGTGCAGGCGGTGCTGCGCGCCTGCCATGCGCTCGACGTGCCGGTGGTGGCGCGCGGCGCGGGCACGGGCCTGTCCGGCGGCGCGATGCCGCATGCGCTCGGCGTCACGCTGTCGCTGGCGAAGTTCAATCGCATCCTGAAGGTCGATCCGGTGTCGCGCACGGCGGTCGTGCAATGCGGCGTGCGCAACCTCGCCATCAGCGAAGCCGCGGCGCCTTACGGCCTGTACTACGCACCCGATCCGTCGAGCCAGATCGCCTGCACCATCGGCGGCAACGTGGCCGAGAACTCCGGCGGCGTGCACTGCCTCAAGTACGGCATGACACTGCACAACGTCGTGAAGGTGCGCGGCTTCACGGTGGAAGGCGAGCCGGTGGTGTTCGGGGGCGACGCGCTCGACGCCCCCGGCCTCGACCTGCTCGCCGTCGTCATCGGCAGCGAAGGCATGCTCGCCGTCACCACCGAAGTGACGGTCAAGCTCGTGCCCCGGCCGCAACTGGCGCGCTGCATCATGGCGAGCTTCTCGGATGTGCGGCACGCAGGCCAGGCGGTGGCCGCGGTGATCGCGGCAGGCATCATCCCGGCCGGGCTCGAGATGATGGACAAGCCGATGACGGCCGCCGTGGAGGACTTCGTGCATGCCGGCTACGACCTCGAGGCGGCCGCCATCCTGCTGTGCGAGAGCGACGGCACGACCGGGGAAGTCGAGGAGGAAATCGGCCGCATGAGCGAGGTGCTGCGAAGCGCCGGCGCGACGGCCATCGCGGTGAGCCGCAGCGAAGCCGAGCGCCTGCGTTTCTGGAGCGGCCGCAAGAACGCCTTCCCCGCCTCCGGCCGCATCAGCCCCGACTACATGTGCATGGACTCCACGATCCCGCGCAAGCGGCTCGCGGACATCCTGCTCGCCATCCAGGAGATGGAGGGGAAATACCGGCTGCGCTGTGCCAACGTGTTCCACGCGGGCGACGGCAACCTGCACCCGCTGATCCTCTTCGACGCCAACGACCCCGACCAGCTGCACCGCGCGGAACTGTTCGGCGCGGACATCCTGGAAACCAGCGTCGCCATGGGCGGCACGGTGACGGGCGAGCACGGCGTCGGTGTGGAGAAACTCAATTCGATGTGCGTCCAGTTCAGCGGCGAGGAGAACACGCAGATGCTCGCGCTGAAGCGGGCCTTCGACGCGAAGGGCCTGCTCAATCCGGGCAAGGTGATCCCGACCCTGAACCGCTGCGCGGAGTACGGGAAGATGCTGGTGCGCGGCGGCCGGATCGCGCACCCGGACCTGCCGCGATTCTGA
- a CDS encoding GlcNAc-transferase family protein, protein MRIFVSIASYCDPLLGFTLARALDTARRPEALHFGVVDQSPAGSASLPADAVRPARLSRVHIDAVHARGPCWARAIAVSLYDGEEWFLQLDSHMDFEPHWDERLVAQAQDLLPGRAGVVISSYPHAFVFEDGRPVHRPTTDKVLAHVVKPGTHFEAGHPVLGFEAQPLELDRPVPGYHLGAGCLFAPGRFVQAFPYDPWLYFHGEEQALAARLYTHGWDIFHMPALPLYHLYNAPGNGAPARPMHWDAAPGGDRAQAWWPLERRSRARLQALVEGESLGVYGLGAVRSMADYAAFSGIDYAARTLEARVYRPQAFAS, encoded by the coding sequence ATGCGCATCTTCGTCAGCATCGCGTCGTACTGCGATCCGCTCCTGGGCTTCACCCTCGCACGCGCGCTGGACACCGCGCGGCGCCCGGAGGCGCTGCACTTCGGCGTGGTGGACCAGAGCCCCGCAGGGAGCGCGTCCCTCCCGGCCGATGCCGTGCGCCCCGCACGCCTGAGCCGTGTGCACATCGACGCCGTCCATGCACGCGGCCCCTGCTGGGCGCGGGCGATCGCGGTGTCGCTGTACGACGGCGAGGAGTGGTTCCTCCAGCTCGATTCGCACATGGACTTCGAGCCGCATTGGGACGAGCGCCTGGTCGCGCAGGCGCAGGACCTGCTGCCCGGACGCGCCGGCGTCGTGATTTCGTCCTATCCCCATGCGTTCGTGTTCGAGGACGGCCGGCCCGTGCATCGCCCGACGACGGACAAGGTCCTCGCGCATGTGGTGAAGCCGGGGACGCACTTCGAGGCGGGGCACCCGGTCCTCGGCTTCGAAGCGCAGCCGCTGGAGCTCGACCGCCCGGTGCCCGGCTATCACCTGGGCGCGGGCTGCCTGTTCGCGCCGGGCCGCTTCGTGCAGGCATTCCCGTACGACCCCTGGCTCTACTTCCACGGGGAGGAGCAGGCCCTTGCCGCCCGCCTCTACACCCACGGCTGGGACATCTTCCACATGCCCGCGCTGCCGCTCTATCACCTGTACAACGCGCCGGGCAACGGCGCGCCCGCGCGGCCCATGCACTGGGACGCGGCCCCCGGCGGCGACCGCGCGCAGGCATGGTGGCCGCTGGAGCGACGTTCGCGCGCGCGGCTGCAGGCGCTGGTGGAGGGCGAATCGCTCGGGGTGTACGGCCTGGGCGCCGTCCGCTCGATGGCCGACTACGCGGCGTTCAGCGGCATCGACTACGCCGCGCGCACGCTGGAGGCGCGCGTTTACCGCCCGCAGGCGTTCGCGTCCTAG
- a CDS encoding uracil-DNA glycosylase, with protein MSLVLDDRRRAMLAEMGVRLFEAPSAPPAVAPAASAVSLAPIPPAPEARPQPAPSESPAARRVPVPQDPARAAAIEAMSWDELEQAVAGCEACGLCASRRNTVFGVGDRQADWLIVGEAPGENEDLQGEPFVGQAGKLLDNMLRSLGLDRGNKVYIANVLKCRPPGNRNPDPQEVAQCEPYLRRQVQLLQPRIILAMGRFAVQALLGSDEPIGKLRGRRHEYMGIPLVVTYHPAYLLRNLPDKARAWADLCLALELMRGNAAA; from the coding sequence ATGAGCCTCGTGCTGGACGACCGCCGCCGAGCGATGCTGGCCGAGATGGGCGTGCGCCTGTTCGAGGCGCCATCGGCACCGCCGGCCGTGGCGCCGGCCGCATCGGCCGTGTCGCTGGCGCCGATCCCGCCCGCGCCCGAGGCTCGCCCGCAACCCGCGCCATCGGAATCCCCCGCGGCGCGGCGCGTGCCGGTCCCGCAGGACCCCGCCCGGGCTGCCGCCATCGAAGCGATGTCCTGGGACGAGCTGGAACAGGCCGTCGCCGGGTGCGAGGCTTGCGGGCTCTGCGCGAGCCGCCGCAACACGGTCTTCGGTGTGGGCGACCGACAGGCGGACTGGCTCATCGTCGGCGAGGCGCCAGGCGAGAATGAGGACCTGCAGGGCGAACCCTTCGTCGGCCAGGCGGGCAAGCTGCTGGACAACATGCTCAGGTCGCTGGGCCTGGATCGCGGCAACAAGGTCTATATCGCCAACGTGCTCAAGTGCCGCCCGCCCGGCAACCGCAACCCGGACCCGCAGGAGGTCGCGCAATGCGAACCGTACCTGCGCCGCCAGGTCCAGCTGCTGCAGCCCCGGATCATCCTCGCGATGGGCCGCTTCGCCGTGCAGGCGCTTTTGGGCAGCGACGAGCCGATCGGCAAGCTGCGCGGACGCCGCCACGAGTACATGGGAATTCCCCTGGTGGTGACCTACCACCCCGCCTACCTGCTGCGCAACCTCCCCGACAAGGCCCGCGCATGGGCGGACCTGTGCCTCGCGCTCGAATTGATGCGCGGGAACGCGGCCGCCTAG
- the rimI gene encoding ribosomal protein S18-alanine N-acetyltransferase encodes MSAVFKSAEAAFLPLTESRLDEVVAIERAAYAHPWTRGNFSDSLRSGYQAQLLGAQDVVLGYFVAMKGVDEVHLLNITVAPEHQGQGWGRLMLDALAIWSRAQGAQWLWLEVRAGNLRAQHIYERHGYRRVGERKGYYPGTSGQREDAVVMSLKL; translated from the coding sequence ATGAGCGCCGTATTCAAATCCGCCGAGGCCGCGTTCCTGCCGCTCACCGAGTCCCGCCTCGACGAGGTGGTCGCCATCGAGCGCGCGGCCTATGCGCATCCCTGGACGCGCGGCAACTTTTCCGATTCGCTGCGCTCGGGCTACCAGGCGCAGCTCCTGGGCGCGCAGGACGTCGTGCTCGGGTATTTCGTCGCAATGAAGGGGGTCGATGAAGTCCACCTGCTCAACATCACCGTCGCCCCCGAGCACCAGGGGCAGGGTTGGGGCCGCCTCATGCTCGATGCGCTGGCGATCTGGTCGCGCGCGCAGGGCGCGCAATGGCTGTGGCTGGAAGTGCGCGCGGGCAACCTGCGCGCGCAGCACATCTACGAGCGCCACGGCTACCGGCGCGTGGGCGAGCGCAAGGGCTACTACCCCGGTACGTCGGGCCAGCGCGAGGACGCCGTCGTGATGAGCCTGAAGCTATGA
- the tsaB gene encoding tRNA (adenosine(37)-N6)-threonylcarbamoyltransferase complex dimerization subunit type 1 TsaB, with amino-acid sequence MNLLAFDTSTDTMSIAVRGGAFAGGDAIEHVAPGGAQASAALIPAVMALLARAGLGLAQLDAISFGRGPGSFTGLRTACAVAQGLAFGADVPVLPLDTLMAVAEEARALTGATRVIAALDARMDQVYWAAYIHGEAGWGLEGDYRLTAPEDIPATQGWTLAGNAFHAYATRLPGLPRVDALPTARALLRIAPAALAAGLAVPADRAMPLYIRDKVAQTTQERAAARALASPTP; translated from the coding sequence TTGAACCTGCTTGCCTTCGACACCAGCACCGACACGATGTCCATCGCCGTGCGCGGGGGCGCGTTCGCAGGCGGCGACGCGATCGAGCATGTCGCCCCGGGGGGCGCGCAGGCGTCCGCCGCGCTCATTCCCGCGGTCATGGCCTTGCTGGCACGGGCCGGGCTGGGCCTCGCGCAGCTCGACGCCATCTCTTTCGGGCGCGGGCCGGGGTCGTTCACGGGCCTGCGCACCGCCTGCGCCGTGGCGCAAGGACTCGCGTTCGGCGCCGATGTGCCGGTGCTGCCGCTGGACACCCTCATGGCCGTGGCCGAGGAAGCGCGGGCCCTCACCGGCGCCACCCGCGTGATCGCGGCACTGGATGCGCGGATGGACCAGGTCTACTGGGCTGCGTACATCCATGGGGAAGCGGGCTGGGGGCTCGAGGGCGACTACCGCCTCACCGCCCCCGAGGACATCCCGGCGACGCAAGGGTGGACCCTGGCCGGCAATGCGTTCCATGCGTATGCAACGCGGCTTCCCGGCTTGCCGCGCGTGGACGCGCTGCCGACGGCACGTGCGCTCTTGCGCATCGCGCCTGCCGCGCTGGCTGCGGGCCTGGCGGTGCCGGCGGATCGCGCCATGCCCCTCTACATCCGGGATAAAGTCGCCCAGACCACTCAGGAGCGTGCCGCGGCGCGCGCCCTCGCATCACCCACCCCATGA
- the dacB gene encoding D-alanyl-D-alanine carboxypeptidase/D-alanyl-D-alanine endopeptidase — MFLQRILAGAGLVAAAAPALAQGLPPDVEAALARAKFPRDAIAVVVADADGRSPPRLAHRATAQVNPASIAKLATTVAALDLLGPAFTWTTPVYVDGPVQNGTLQGNLYIKGQGDPKLVVERLWLLMRRIQGLGIRTIAGDIVLDRSAFETVPQDPGAFDGEPLKPYNAAPDALLLNYKSVVMTFVAQGAQAQVQAEPPLAGVQVPASVPLAAGDCGDWRAALKPDFSDASRVRFAGAYPASCGERSWPIAYWNAESYSARAVAGMWKEVGGTLSGQVRDGRVPAALAPAFAVQSPALAEAIRDMNKFSNNVMAQQLFLTLSLQQRGTGSLEGSREIMRRWWRDRVGGEPPVMMNGSGLSREERITAQDVARLLQLAWASPSMPEVLASLPVAGVDGTLRRARGKGTGLAHLKTGSLRDVAGVAGIVHAASGKRYVLVAIANHPQAFLARPAIEALVEWAARDQ, encoded by the coding sequence ATGTTTTTGCAACGAATCCTTGCCGGCGCGGGGCTGGTCGCGGCCGCCGCGCCGGCACTGGCCCAGGGACTGCCGCCGGATGTGGAAGCCGCGTTGGCACGTGCGAAGTTTCCGCGCGACGCGATCGCCGTCGTGGTGGCGGACGCGGACGGCAGATCGCCGCCGCGCCTGGCCCACCGCGCCACGGCCCAGGTCAACCCTGCGTCCATCGCCAAGCTCGCGACGACGGTGGCCGCGCTGGACCTGCTCGGCCCGGCCTTCACCTGGACGACGCCGGTGTACGTCGACGGGCCGGTGCAGAACGGCACGCTGCAAGGCAACCTCTACATCAAGGGACAGGGCGACCCGAAACTCGTGGTCGAGCGGCTGTGGCTGCTGATGCGCCGCATCCAGGGCCTGGGCATCCGCACGATCGCGGGCGACATCGTGCTCGACCGCAGCGCCTTCGAGACCGTGCCGCAGGATCCGGGCGCATTCGACGGGGAGCCGCTCAAACCCTACAACGCGGCACCGGACGCCTTGCTGCTCAACTACAAGTCGGTCGTCATGACCTTCGTCGCGCAAGGCGCGCAGGCGCAGGTGCAAGCGGAGCCGCCGCTGGCGGGCGTGCAGGTCCCCGCGAGCGTGCCGCTGGCGGCCGGCGACTGCGGCGACTGGCGCGCCGCGCTCAAGCCGGATTTCAGCGATGCGTCCCGCGTGCGTTTCGCCGGCGCCTACCCGGCGTCGTGCGGCGAGCGCTCCTGGCCGATCGCCTACTGGAACGCCGAGTCGTATTCGGCGCGCGCGGTGGCCGGCATGTGGAAGGAGGTCGGCGGCACGCTCTCGGGACAGGTGCGCGACGGCCGCGTGCCGGCGGCGCTCGCGCCCGCCTTCGCGGTGCAATCGCCTGCGCTCGCGGAAGCGATCCGCGACATGAACAAGTTCAGCAACAACGTGATGGCGCAGCAGCTCTTCCTCACGCTCAGCCTGCAGCAAAGAGGCACCGGCTCGCTCGAAGGCTCGCGCGAGATCATGCGCCGGTGGTGGCGCGACCGCGTGGGCGGCGAGCCGCCGGTGATGATGAACGGCTCGGGCCTCTCGCGCGAGGAGCGCATCACCGCGCAGGACGTCGCGCGCCTGCTTCAACTCGCGTGGGCCTCCCCGTCCATGCCCGAGGTGCTCGCCTCCCTGCCGGTCGCGGGGGTGGACGGCACGTTGCGGCGCGCGCGCGGCAAGGGCACGGGCCTCGCGCACCTGAAGACCGGCAGCCTGCGCGATGTCGCGGGCGTCGCCGGGATCGTGCACGCGGCCAGCGGCAAGCGCTATGTGCTCGTCGCGATCGCCAACCACCCGCAGGCTTTCCTCGCGCGGCCGGCGATCGAAGCGCTGGTCGAGTGGGCGGCGAGGGACCAGTGA
- a CDS encoding SemiSWEET transporter, with protein sequence MALHELIGYLAAFLTTCSFVPQAWHTFRTRDVRGISLGMYSVFACGVAMWLAYGLMLSAWPIVIANAITLGLALAILAMKIRFG encoded by the coding sequence ATGGCGCTGCACGAACTCATCGGCTACCTTGCCGCCTTCCTCACCACCTGCAGCTTCGTGCCGCAGGCCTGGCACACGTTTCGCACGCGCGACGTGCGCGGCATCTCGCTGGGCATGTACAGCGTGTTCGCCTGCGGGGTGGCGATGTGGCTCGCGTACGGCTTGATGCTGTCCGCCTGGCCGATCGTGATCGCCAATGCGATCACGCTGGGATTGGCGCTGGCCATCCTCGCGATGAAGATCCGCTTCGGCTGA